AGTGGTTCTTCTCCCAAAAAGAAGAGAAGGAAAAAAGCCGCTGACGACGAAGACTAGTCAAGAACCTTAACGGATTTAAGAAGCCTCGGTGATGAACCGGGGCTTTTTTATTTACAGACCGCTCGGCTCTATAGCTTTCATAAAAATGTGATATCGCCTCGCTCTCGCAACCACGCCTCGTTAATACGAGGCGCTTGTTGCTCACGGAGACCGTCCGCATTACTTGCGGTCCATTAGCCAGTTTACGGCGTCGGAGAGGGTGTGGACTTGGACAACCTTCATGCCGGAGGTGTTCTCGGGCAGGCGACCGCCCGCAGGCACCACAGCCTCGGTGATTCCCAGACGGCGGGCTTCCTTGAGCCGCTGTTCCAGCAGGCTCACGGAGCGGACCTCGCCGGACAATCCCAATTCACCGATGACAATGCACTGGCGGCCGAGCGGAATCGCGAGGTGGTTGCTGGCAATAGCAAGCGCCAAGGCGAGGTCCGATGAAGTGTCGGAGACCTTCAGCCCGCCGGCAATCGAAACGAACACGTCTGAGGCCCCGACCACAACCCCGCCGAACTTTTCGAGCAAGGCGAGAATAATAGTCAGGCGCTTGGGGTCGATTCCGGCCGCCACACGCTGAGGGACAGCAAATGTCGTCGAACTCACGAGCGCCTGCGTTTCAAAAAGCATGGCGCGCGTGCCTTCCAGCGTACAGCAGACCACACTCCCGGGCGTCGGCGGGACATTTTCTTGCAAGAACACGCGGCTCGGGTTTTCCACCGGAGAAAGACCATGCCCCGTCATCTCGAATACGCCGATTTCATCAGTGGCGCCAAAGCGATTCTTGATGGTTCGGAGAATACGGTATTGGTGATTGCGGTCGCCTTCAAAGTACACAACCGTGTCAACCATGTGTTCCAAAATGCGGGGGCCTGCAATCTGGCCATCCTTGGTCACATGCCCGATCAGAATCGTGATGCAGCCTGTATTCTTGGCAAACACCATCAGATCGAGCGTGCATTCGCGGAGCTGCGTGGCGCAGCCCGGAGTGCCCGACAAATCGCTCTTGTAGACCGTTTGGATTGAGTCAATCACGAGCACTTGCGGTTTGAGTTCCTGCGCTTGCTGCAAGATTTTTTCGAGGCTAGTTTCGCAAAGTAAAAGCATGTCGGAGCCCGCCACGTTCAAGCGCTCGCTGCGGAGCTTGACTTGAACCGCACTCTCTTCGCCGCTCACGTAAAGCGTCTTGACGCCGGCGGCTGTCATGGTGGCGAGTGTCGATAACACAAGTGTGGACTTACCGATGCCCGGATCGCCACCAATGAGCACTAGGGAACCTGGTGCAAGCCCGCCCCCCAGCACGCGGTCAAATTCGGCATTGGCGGAGCTCAGCCGCCGCGTGTCCTCGGTCGCGACATCCTTGAGCGGCACCACCTTGTGCACCGGGCCACCCAAGCCGCGCGAGGCTCGACCGCTCTCGAGAATGTTTTCGACCACATGTTCCTTGAGGCTGCTCCATGCGCCGCAGAACGGGCACTTGCCCGCCCACTTAGGCGTGGTGTTGCCGCATTCGGTGCAAAGGAACTCAATTTCTTTTTTCGCTTTCGATTTGTTTAGTGCTACCATGTGCACTAATATAACAAAATGCGCCTGACATAAATTGTCAAACGCCAATAAATGCACAAAAAAGCACTAAAGTAATTACGGTATTTTCGTCAAAGGAAAGTCAAACTGGATACCATCTTTGTTTCTGCAATGTGGTTCCTTGTTCTTGCACCGCGATATGAAACCGCCGTTACGGAGCAATTCAACGCCCGTATGCAGGCGCAAATGACAGAAGATGGCTGGTACAACTACAACCCTGCCCTCATCAAAAGTTTCGCAAAGATGAAACGCACCGTATTTATTGACGTGACCGCCGACTGGTGTCTCACCTGCAAGGCGAACGAAGCCGCCATACTCGACGATGACGACTTTCGCCACGCCATGGATAGCCTCGGTGTCGCTCTTGTAAAAGCGGATTGGACCCGCGAGACGCCCGAAGTCAACGCTCTCCTTAGGAGCTTACATAAGTCGGGCGTCCCCGCCTACGC
This portion of the uncultured Fibrobacter sp. genome encodes:
- the radA gene encoding DNA repair protein RadA yields the protein MVALNKSKAKKEIEFLCTECGNTTPKWAGKCPFCGAWSSLKEHVVENILESGRASRGLGGPVHKVVPLKDVATEDTRRLSSANAEFDRVLGGGLAPGSLVLIGGDPGIGKSTLVLSTLATMTAAGVKTLYVSGEESAVQVKLRSERLNVAGSDMLLLCETSLEKILQQAQELKPQVLVIDSIQTVYKSDLSGTPGCATQLRECTLDLMVFAKNTGCITILIGHVTKDGQIAGPRILEHMVDTVVYFEGDRNHQYRILRTIKNRFGATDEIGVFEMTGHGLSPVENPSRVFLQENVPPTPGSVVCCTLEGTRAMLFETQALVSSTTFAVPQRVAAGIDPKRLTIILALLEKFGGVVVGASDVFVSIAGGLKVSDTSSDLALALAIASNHLAIPLGRQCIVIGELGLSGEVRSVSLLEQRLKEARRLGITEAVVPAGGRLPENTSGMKVVQVHTLSDAVNWLMDRK
- a CDS encoding thioredoxin family protein, with product MWFLVLAPRYETAVTEQFNARMQAQMTEDGWYNYNPALIKSFAKMKRTVFIDVTADWCLTCKANEAAILDDDDFRHAMDSLGVALVKADWTRETPEVNALLRSLHKSGVPAYAIYPEGDASRQIVLPELLTTDAIVEKITGEF